DNA sequence from the Harpia harpyja isolate bHarHar1 chromosome 2, bHarHar1 primary haplotype, whole genome shotgun sequence genome:
GGACAATACACTATGTCATTCCCAAATTACAAAGAAGGacgggggggaagagaaaaaagttaaactgCTCCTAAGTATccagtgatttttaaataaatcactgCCATGTGAAGTTCCACAGAAAAGCTACACCATCAAGATAATAGTGTTGTCTGGAAGAAATGCGAGCCTTTTATTTGTACTGTGAAAGGAGAAGCTTTTAAATGCAAGACAGATGCAATGCAAAGTTGTCATGCTGTTGCTCTGTGTCTTAATGAGAAGGATGGGTCTGGGTCAAGGAAAAGTGCTGGATCCCCTTGGTCCTCTAATAGCAAAGCtttaaggaatatttttcagagtaatttttgTCTAAGGTTTCTTCTCAGACATCAGTTTACCATACGTGTTCAGTATTATGTGTTGCCTAGTATGTTAACAGGTGTCAGTGAACTTTGAACCTAGTAGGAAATATTAAGACacacttttttccaatttttacttctttccatGTTATAACTATATTCAGGGTTTGATTCAGAACTTTCAAAGGTCAAACCTATACAGAGGCCATTTCATAATTGTTCTTTTTGTAGTGCGCTAGCCcacttctattttttaaaatttcttctgagAGTTAAGCTCTATGGAAAGCAGACTATACCTGAAAGCCAGAGGAATGGTGATTTTACATCAATTAGGAGTTCAGTGAGAGCAGCCTCGAGCCTCCACTCAAAAGAAGTAACGTTTGTTTAGGCAGAACATAGGACATGAGTCAGCAATAACTACTTTGCTTTGTGGCAGCCTGCTTGCTCTGAAGCTCagaaagcttagaaaaataaaagtatgtatCCTTGGTAACAGGATAGTTTGTCTTAAGCCACCAAAAAAAATGGGTGACTTGCAAAAGAAgcaacttctctctctctcttgtcccctttccctgctcctgccctcaaAACCCTAGTCCCCAAAGCAGTGTTGATCAAGTTTAGTAGTTGAATTTCTTCGATCCTCTGTTACCTTGACAATTCTGAACTTTCTGATGGCCATGTTCAAGCCTGATGGGAGACCATGGTACTATCCTGGTGCCAGGGCATAAGCTAGACTCTGGGtttattaacagaagaaaaagagcagtAATTCCCAGATGGTAAACAGAGTGTAAGTGGTCCTGTTTTTAATACTTCGGTGGCATTCATATAACTTGTGACATCAGCTTTGATGAGCACTGACTATAAgggcaggaaggggaaaagggcctgggaaaaataaaacctgcgtAGTCTCGAGTGTGAGAACATGCGATCCATTTGCCTTTGAGAAGCATACGTTGTTTTTGCAGTGGGCAGAGGATTAAACAGTTTTAAGCAGAGTGGTGCCTGGTGTGGGTGGAATCCACTCTCTTGGACTCAGTGTGGTATGATGCAGCAGATACAGTGAAGAAAGTGAATTTTGTTTAATTGCTGACACACAAACAGGTTTGGGCAGTAGTGATTCGGTTAGGAAGAGTTATTGAGTTATGTACAGCAAAGTACATGGAGGCTTTCAGGATCATGAACTAACCTCTTTCCAGGGAAATTTCTACAAGTGCTGAGTCGATTTAAAAGCATGGCATTACCAAAATGTGGTTTATGTGATTTagcaaatgtgttttattttttaccacAAGTTAATACCAGGTTGTGTTTATCTTAGAGGTAGAAAAATAGGAGCTGAAGAGTCAACTATCTTACATAGAAATTATttagactggaaagaaaaaggcttttgcaATCTCTTTCAAGTCAGTGGACTTCCCCAACTTACTTGATAATCAGTttcttggtttttggtttttttgaatggGTCAGCTGcagcaatgaaataaatgttCTTCCCCTTATGTTTCCATTGCTTTTCCTCCCATGTTTAAGGGGGAGTGGACAGAGGGGAGGGGatctttttcctgttgctttaaATAGCATTTAATTCTAACTGGGTGAATAAGACAAAAATAAGATGATAATATGTAACTTGAGTGTAGTTCTAATGTTCATGTGCAGGTGCTTTTCTGACTCCTTATTCAGTAGTTGCTCTGTgtaatgaaattttcatttttgtgtgtgttcgtGCATGTGTTTGAATTACAGTGGCCTTGTTGTGTACTCCGAGGGACCATTAAACTTGGACCATAAACCAGAAGATATGTCTGAACTCTTCAGACCTTTTCACACTTTGCTAAGAAAAATAAGGCAAGTAATAAATGATGGTTGTAACTGCTTCTCTTCTGAAGTGAAAATCAGAGGCCTAAAAAAGAACTCATAAATGCCTAGAAAATTGTCTGTTTGCTATGTTAACCATAAACTGCTTTTTCCTGTCATCTGCCTGATATACCCATGAAATAACTACATGTAGTTTTTCGTTTCATGGGAGTTTTCTGAACTTTTCAATTCTTTGtgatagtttcttttttttctgaatatcattttattatatttcagattttccttaTGGTTGGATGATGCCTGAAATACTGAAGTTGCAGTTTATTTTTAGGAGGTCCTGTTTCTAATTAGCATCAGTGTTTCTGTTTAAGTAGGCTTATTACATTTTCTCATTATGTTATGATGCAATACTCAGATCATTCTTAATCTAATAGAAATTACTATCAATTTTTTGTATTGCAGATCTGTTTTTACAGGATGAATCATTTTCTGTGTGCTTCTTTTCACAGTGCTTCCGTCTTGGTAACCATTGGAGATGTGGGCTTCAGCTCAAGTATAAagagcattaaaatatttttttcttaattgaggTCTTTAGAAGACCGATCTGTTACTTTGGAGAAATCAAGCTGTATCTTTAAAGGCTCTTtatatttagggttttttataTTCACCCTTAAGGTATTTTATCTGggtgttaaaaaaacccctgttttctAAATCCGTAAGTCCTATTATTTTCGTAGAAATCAAATTTATATACCAACTGcaaatttttttcctagaaatctCTAGAGATAATTTGGCAgaagtttttctttcctgtgtccAATTTTCACCTGTTTATACATTCCCTGTATGTCATGATGACAGTTTGATGTAAGAATAGTTTTCATGTAGGTAAGTTTATCCAGATTAATCTCCTCTCACCCGTTAGAGGTGAGGCATCTCCTGAGGGAGATTGCAAGCTCTGTCAGGGATGCTTCGGAGAGGAGCCTATTTCTGAAGTTAGCTTTTATGACTATCCAGACCACATCCTTTTGTGTCCTTTGAGGATTTCCTACTGTTTCTTTCTAGAAGTGATACAGTTTTATATTTAGGTACATTAATGATATTTATATTGAAATCTCAAAATTGACAAATTAACAtgtttggtggttgggttttttgagtgATTATGGTTTTATAAAACTCTgtgtaaagaaaaacataaattgaGGAGCAAAGCTTAAGTTAGAGGGAGGAAATAAACTTTAATGGTACTGAAGCTTAAAAAGTCTACGAAGTTTACATTAAAATACCTTATTCCCAATATATGGCTATCACAGAAATTTTCACCAGCATTCCACTGGCTGACTAAAGccaaaagaatatttaaaagctAATATACTTCTCATAATCTGTTCTTCCTGCTTACTCCTTACATTTCACaacatggaaaatgaaaaccaatGAAGTCAGTTTGTTTagtccattttattttcagttacacTGAACTTAATGCTTGGGTTGAAAATACATTAGTAAAATGCTTGTTTGTTCAGTAACTACAATTTTCAATGCaaacttcaaaaaatgaaaagactttCAGATTCGTTTTTGGAAAAAGTTCTGATACGGTTTAAGACTTACGTTTATTCTGTCAACTGAGcattaagaaatgtgttttcagttgTCTAGCAGACAAAATTTGCAAAGTGTTCTTACTGAGACAGCACTTAAATTTTTGCTGATATGCAAGATGTAATGTAAAATTCTATCTCTGGCAGTCTCTGAATTGGAGGAATATCGAGGAACTCAAATACTTGAAAGAACTGGGCTCAAAAGATCCTTTAGTAATATTCTTGAATGAAAAATACGTTGAATGAAAATAACAATGAGATACAAATAAATGTGCAGTTCATGTAGAGTAATTTAAATTACTTCTTAAAAAGTACCTAAgctgtctagatttttttttttaatcacagttttttttttttttttaacttatcaGGCTGCAATTCCTACTCAGTGAGAATGTTCACAAAAACCTATAAGGGAAGATGGAATGAGATATTTTATATTGATATTTCTGCTCCTCATCAAGAAGGGAGCATTTTTTCCAGGAGTCTTTCTCCAGTCTCTGTCACCAATAGTTAAGTCATGAAAATAGATTGAAGTAGTCTTCTCTTAAAATAGTTACATCTTGTATTGCAATTATGTGCCTGTTGTAAGAATATAGAACAACATCTTACTGCAGAATATGATCACATCCCAGTGAATTTCTCTGTAAAGTTCTATAACTTTTAAGCCAACTGAGTATTTTAACTCATGGAGTAGCACCAAATATACAGCTGATTATTTGGTAGGATTACAGGTAATTTTTAAGCTGTATTACCCTAGAACATCCCTCCTGTTAAAGGCAATGATAAGTACTGTATGTGCACCCACATAATTAAATTGGAACTAGCAGAGGAAAATATCTATTGGCTAGGAAAATTTTTGGTATCCTGTTGGTGGCTGGCAACTTTGAAAACAATAGAGATTGTGGAAGCTCTCTGAGCAAAAGCAGTAAGGGTTCTTGTTTAGGTTTTGGTAAGGTTGAGCAGCAAATGATGACTTTGAATGTTTTAATTAATACCTAAGCCAGGTGCttgtgttgatttttattttagatgtaaAACATCAACATTGGTATTTTATACATCTACCAATGCATAATTACATAGTACTGTTGTTATCCCTGTTCCTTCTAAACTAAGACATTTGAACCATTTCTGCCAAACTACTGTAATCTGCCTAGTAAAGTATACAAAGCATATCATCTAGTATTTGCATAGATATTTAATTTAGATGCCTGTGACACTGAACATTCATGTGATAAAATATTACCTATACTATATATACATTTGAGGCTGCTATACAGAGATTTTCAGAGGTGAGCAAACTGGGGATTTTGCAGTACTCCATAATTTTGCCCTTTTTCAGAGCCCTCTGCTTGCCTGGTGCTTGTTTCTGGACCATTACAATTGATGGCAGGGTCCCAATGGATTTTGGTGGTGCAAAATCAAGCAGATTGCAGATCAAGTGGTGCAGAATCAGAGGATCATACCATTTTGAGTACACCGAAATGTTTCTGTATCATTGACTAGAAATCAAATGCCGTACACCTGTTGTCAGTGTGTTAATGTGTGTGGGGGGTGAAACTCGTATGCTTTTAAGTGTGCACAGTGATTGGGGGAAAACTGGTTAGTTTTTCCAAGGTGGCTGTGTTGAAAACTTTGAGTTGATTTAAAACTTTTGCAGTAAAGGAGTACCAGTGATATTTGTTATGTATCAGTGTTGGTTTCTCAGTGTTGATGTATCAGGGCAGATCTGGGCACCTTGGTGTGCTGAACTCAGCTGAGCACTGTGGAAGCAGGAGAATGCAAATTGTATTCCTGTACCTGCATCATGTTCTTACGGTGGCAGCTCCATAAGGACAGCTATTTATGCTCTGTTCAGAGCATGAACTGAAGTACAGGCTAGCAGTAACAACAATGCTGTTCTCTGAAACAGACAATTTAAAATTCTAGTCAGAGTACGAGCAAAGTTAATGAAGGAGGCCTGGAGAACGTGTGAGATCAGTGCACTTGGGGTTTTGTGGCCCTGTCCTCTATTTAgccaaatttgtttttaaatggacaTTTGGCCTCAGATCTTTGAAGAAGTAATTTCTGCACCCTGGATGTTGGCAGTAGAGTAAAATATGTTTATTGGTTTTGCAATAGACAGAGTAAATTTCTACTACTGCTCGTAACAAGCAGAGTACATCTTAAGAACTTGCCTTGGTTTTTTTGCCAGTGGCTGTAGctactggaagaaaaatgttcctCATATTTTCAGGGCTAGATTGCCTTCCTGTGATACTATGCCAAAAAGAGTAAAAGCAGGTGAAACCTCAACATGTGccttttttaaattcagtgttttctaAAGACTCTGTGAGAAGGAAGTGCACTACTGCTGTTAGGGTGGATTGCAGAAGCTCTCTACCTGTAGCTTCTGAATAatgaaagcagagggagaaattCTTTTTTCCATACAAGCACAGCACTTGCTTGGATCCAATGACGAGTTACAGATGCTtcagcagaaaggaaatgaacGATGGAAGTAGCTACAACTTAAACCTTACAGTTTAATAATGATGCCTGATGTTTAGTTTTAAACTTTTAAGTAGTGacatttaacatttctttctgtatACTGGTTGACATTAATTTTATTCTCAATATTTATATAGGCATTTTAAAACCTGCCACATTCCTAATGTTGGCAGAGAATCTTGTATAATCTAATTTTGAGCAATTTGATCTTTTAGTGATAGTACTTggaaaaatatttgggttttgagTTAACAAGTTAAGAATGCAAACCATTGACTGGAAATCAAGGTGTGAGATGTTGAATGTTtctttggagggtttttttttttgtcctcttggTTAGACTGAAGTTCTTTTAAGGGAATTCTTTTAATATgtgcatattattattattactactactactactatgcTGGCTGTGTACTAGCCAATGATTTCTAAACACATGAGGAATAATGGACTCCTAGCCTCTGTTTAAGCAGAAGGTCTTGCTTTTCTCATCCTTTCATTTATGCTGAAATATACTTGCTGGTCTTTGAAAACGTTGACAGCAGTTCTCGACAGAGGATATTTTCATGTGTGGTTTCTAATTGAGAAGCATAGTGTAAATTAAATTCAGACCTAAAATCAAGTGCTGCTGTGTCTATGGATTTGTTTTGAAGTTACAAAGTACTTAAACATAATGGCCTCAAATAACACTTTGGTTTTAGGTGCTTGTAGTCCTGAACTGCAATACTGAGGACACTTGATAACATTGGAGATGCTGCATGTCTCTAGAAGACATAGTTTAGTAAATACCTGAATGTTTGCTTTTAGGCCTGCCTGATTCTTAACTTCATGCAGAAGCTTAACTCCCTAATGACTGAGTTATGTGTCTGAGGCAGGACAGTGCCAGCTTCCAGTCCCTGTTTCAGTGAACAGGCTTCTAAGACATCAGTGGTGCATAAGCgctattactatttttaatgaaTTCCTTTTATCTGATAATATAATGGTGTGGAACTTCTGTGGTACTCTTTTgcagaataattttcagaatCTAATACAAAGGATGGCAAATTGGTTTGCTAATCAAAGTCAaatttgtgaattaaaaaattaaaatgacaaaatatatcTAATTGTGGATATCACTTTCACTATAAGTAGATGGGGGGGAAGATccatttttgcatgtgttttgatTTATGTTGGGGCTTAATTGCAAGGATGTAAATAATTTGGTACCCTGCATTTGCATGAGTAATCTCAAATTCAGGTATAAGCAATCACATGTGTTCTGAATATTAATACCAAATGCACCTTGAGTTACACAGCTGAAAGTACTCTGTGCCCCCAAGTTCTAGATTTTTGTACTAACAGtaaaagttttctttgaaatctgtAACATCAGTGCCTCCTATGATTGCAAGTGTAAAGTGATGTGtgtgtttcttcattttcagggATCTACTTCAGACATTAACTGAGGATGAACTGCACACGCTGGAACGTAACCTCTGCATCTCTCAAGATGTGGATTTTCCTGTCAGAGCAGATCCTGAAGTACCCTCTGTCATTACACCGGGCATAACTGCGACTTTGCCTGCTAAGGAGCTTTCAGCGAAAGCTGAAAACACAGAGGCTGAGCTGGCTTGTTCTATGCAGTATGatgagcaggagctggagcagctgaaTAGGATGGTACACAGAGTTGGAGATGAAATGtcttctctgctttcccctcCAAGCATCTGTCAGTCTCCAGCTCACAGACCTAGCCTAAGAAATAGTTCTAGCACAGAAGCTTCACCAACAAGACACCATCTTGACAATTTAACTGATGAAGAGGACAGAGTGTTTTTTATGGATGACCTAGATGGAGCAGGAGAAGCTCTTGCTGGGTTGGATTCAGTAAGTGACACTTTTGCTTGGGTGAATAACCCCTGCCATGATTCAAAACAGAACCTGCAATATAGAGATGCTTTGCTGTATGAGAATGGCCATCAGACAGAggaaactttgcttttaaaagatgctgAAACTGACTTAAGCAATAATAACAATATTGAAGATAGCAAACAGATGTCTGGCATTTCAGTTCAGAATTCATGCAGCTGTCTAGAAGGTCCGGACTCACAGTTATACCTCAATGGCTGGGATGCATATGCTGATGatgcagaaacagcagaagtGATAGCTCACAGGACAGGGGGAATGAAAATATCTGCTACTGTAATATTCAATCCTAAATCTCCCTCTAGCTCAGAATCCCCAGTAACAACTCCAGAAGCAGCTATTAGTTGTGTTCCTGGATCTGCTAATCCATTAGCaaatgaggaggaggatgaaTCCCATAAACTCAGTATAGCTGCCACAAACTGTCTAATTAATTCCTGTGTGTGTTGTGGCAGCTGTGAAGACAGCAGGGAGGACAGTGTTGAAGGTTTAAAGACTAAACATTCTGCAGGAGGTGTTGTAAATGCTTCATACACATTAGTAAAGTCTAAGGAAATGGACCATGTAGATAACTTGGACAATTCAGTCCCTGCACAGGAAACATTAAAACCTGAAACTTCTGCTTTGTTAGCAGAAAGAGACTTTGGCAGAGAAGAGCAAAAACTGCCAATCTCCTCTAAGTGCCTGGCACATTCCTCAGGTTCACAGGTAGGGGCAGAAAATGACTcacaaggagaagcagaaagcatcTCAAATCAGCAGAAGAAGTGGGAGAAGAGAAAACTAGGTGAGAAAAAATTGGACAACGGTGAAGATGCTAGTAGTGAAAGAACAGCAAAGGAAGATGTAAAGTCAAGATCTAGTTCAAGGTAAGAGCAACTTGATGTTTTGTTAGTAATTTGTAAATAAATTCCTATATCCTTGTACTTTAGTGAGTGGTGTATAATCAATGTTGATTTTAGAGAAAATAGTGTGTTTCGGGATTAAGGAATTTTTCAATCTacgtttttttaatgcaagtagCTTTTTATTGGACTTCTTCAGCTTTTTTGGAAAACATCTGGAGAACACCTGAATTTTAATTGTATATCTCTGTCATTGAAATCAAGTACACTAATCTTAACCAGTTTAATGTAACAAAGAGTGCATTGCTGCTAAATGTTACCTGCGTCATTACCTCTGTTGTACTCTGCTGTTTTGCAGGAAAAGTGTGTCTGGCAGATAATAAAAAGTTAACTTCTACAGAAGTGCATGGGATTAAATTGGGACCTAAACACATTTTACCTTAGCTTCATTTGAGAGAATGGGCTTGATCTGATCATGTTGCCTGTGGCCTCGAGTGTATTTGTGAATGTCTGCGTGCTGAATGAGCCTAATAGAgtgcagaagcagcttttaaaCCTATTAGACCATTTCAATGAAAGCTGATAGAAAAATGGAGGTCATGGATTAAGGTTCTACATATTTAATGATAATACGGAACTAGATAACAGGGAGAGACCATAATAATAGTTATGTTAAAGAAAATGCCATGCTTCGGCTCAACTTTGATTAGACATTAGGGATCCTACACACATCAGTAGGAAACCagacttcattttgttttactgtttagGGGATAACCTGTTTTGTAGTAAGTAATGTCCTCAGTTTCCCTGAAGTATTAATATAataaagcagagggaagaaattaaatacagGTTATTGTTTTCTGTATTCCTGTGACAGCTTTCTTCCTTTGTGCCTTACTGTGTCAGTACTGCGGAGGTCGTGTGTGTGATGCAGCATCTTTTTGTTACATGTGTATGGAGTTCAGGATAACACAGTGTGGGTAGCTTGAACCATGAAGCATTACCACAATATAAAGGCTACAGATATAAACAGTTGTTTAATAACATAACAATtgaattatgaaatattttactggTAGTGGAAATAGAATCAAAAGTTCTTTGCCCTGGAGTTAATTCCTCTTACAGGTTAAACACAACTTGGCGTGCACAAAACTTGACTTTTGAGAAGGTACTTTTATCTTTGTCATTCTGACTATTTGCAATCTTAAGCTTGTAAGTATGATCATGTTCAAGGCTTTACAGCAGGGTTTCTGAATGGACTTCATTTTAAGAAGTAATTCACAAATCCCTTTGACATTTCATGCTTTTGCAACGCTTCAAGTG
Encoded proteins:
- the ZFYVE28 gene encoding lateral signaling target protein 2 homolog isoform X1, with translation MMNRFRKWLYKPKRTDPQLLAQFYYADEELNQVAAELDSLDGRKDPQRCTLLVNQFRSCQDNVLNIINQIMDECIPHERANRDFCVKFPEEIRHDNLAGQLWFGAECLAAGSIIMNREIESMAMRPLAKDLTRSLEEVRNIIRDQALRDLNLYTEKMKDSLKHFDVLFAEFELSYVSAMVPVKSPKEYYVQQEVIVLFCETVERALKLGYLTQDMIDDYEPALMFTIPRLAIVCGLVVYSEGPLNLDHKPEDMSELFRPFHTLLRKIRDLLQTLTEDELHTLERNLCISQDVDFPVRADPEVPSVITPGITATLPAKELSAKAENTEAELACSMQYDEQELEQLNRMVHRVGDEMSSLLSPPSICQSPAHRPSLRNSSSTEASPTRHHLDNLTDEEDRVFFMDDLDGAGEALAGLDSVSDTFAWVNNPCHDSKQNLQYRDALLYENGHQTEETLLLKDAETDLSNNNNIEDSKQMSGISVQNSCSCLEGPDSQLYLNGWDAYADDAETAEVIAHRTGGMKISATVIFNPKSPSSSESPVTTPEAAISCVPGSANPLANEEEDESHKLSIAATNCLINSCVCCGSCEDSREDSVEGLKTKHSAGGVVNASYTLVKSKEMDHVDNLDNSVPAQETLKPETSALLAERDFGREEQKLPISSKCLAHSSGSQVGAENDSQGEAESISNQQKKWEKRKLGEKKLDNGEDASSERTAKEDVKSRSSSSSQDGLRDSPLSSISSSDYESVSVTTCSLSSIYALSSLMTSSCSSDDIDQEEIQLALQAAKIATREKIRSRFHGSNDLIHRLFVCISGVADQLQTNYASDLRSILKTLFEVMATKPETEDKEKQKKVNQGLRSAALEDCALCQESISSSELAAKARDGDFEDPPDWVPDEVCSYCTACKAPFTVIRRKHHCRSCGKIFCSRCSSHSAPLPRYGQMKPVRVCTHCYMFHVTPFYSDKAGI
- the ZFYVE28 gene encoding lateral signaling target protein 2 homolog isoform X3, with translation MMNRFRKWLYKPKRTDPQLLAQFYYADEELNQVAAELDSLDGRKDPQRCTLLVNQFRSCQDNVLNIINQIMDECIPHERANRDFCVKFPEEIRHDNLAGQLWFGAECLAAGSIIMNREIESMAMRPLAKDLTRSLEEVRNIIRDQALRDLNLYTEKMKDSLKHFDVLFAEFELSYVSAMVPVKSPKEYYVQQEVIVLFCETVERALKLGYLTQDMIDDYEPALMFTIPRLAIVCGLVVYSEGPLNLDHKPEDMSELFRPFHTLLRKIRDLLQTLTEDELHTLERNLCISQDVDFPVRADPEVPSVITPGITATLPAKELSAKAENTEAELACSMQYDEQELEQLNRMVHRVGDEMSSLLSPPSICQSPAHRPSLRNSSSTEASPTRHHLDNLTDEEDRVFFMDDLDGAGEALAGLDSVSDTFAWVNNPCHDSKQNLQYRDALLYENGHQTEETLLLKDAETDLSNNNNIEDSKQMSGISVQNSCSCLEGPDSQLYLNGWDAYADDAETAEVIAHRTGGMKISATVIFNPKSPSSSESPVTTPEAAISCVPGSANPLANEEEDESHKLSIAATNCLINSCVCCGSCEDSREDSVEGLKTKHSAGGVVNASYTLVKSKEMDHVDNLDNSVPAQETLKPETSALLAERDFGREEQKLPISSKCLAHSSGSQVGAENDSQGEAESISNQQKKWEKRKLGEKKLDNGEDASSERTAKEDVKSRSSSSSLMTSSCSSDDIDQEEIQLALQAAKIATREKIRSRFHGSNDLIHRLFVCISGVADQLQTNYASDLRSILKTLFEVMATKPETEDKEKQKKVNQGLRSAALEDCALCQESISSSELAAKARDGDFEDPPDWVPDEVCSYCTACKAPFTVIRRKHHCRSCGKIFCSRCSSHSAPLPRYGQMKPVRVCTHCYMFHVTPFYSDKAGI
- the ZFYVE28 gene encoding lateral signaling target protein 2 homolog isoform X4, with the protein product MMNRFRKWLYKPKRTDPQLLAQFYYADEELNQVAAELDSLDGRKDPQRCTLLVNQFRSCQDNVLNIINQIMDECIPHERANRDFCVKFPEEIRHDNLAGQLWFGAECLAAGSIIMNREIESMAMRPLAKDLTRSLEEVRNIIRDQALRDLNLYTEKMKDSLKHFDVLFAEFELSYVSAMVPVKSPKEYYVQQEVIVLFCETVERALKLGYLTQDMIDDYEPALMFTIPRLAIVCGLVVYSEGPLNLDHKPEDMSELFRPFHTLLRKIRDLLQTLTEDELHTLERNLCISQDVDFPVRADPEVPSVITPGITATLPAKELSAKAENTEAELACSMQYDEQELEQLNRMVHRVGDEMSSLLSPPSICQSPAHRPSLRNSSSTEASPTRHHLDNLTDEEDRVFFMDDLDGAGEALAGLDSVSDTFAWVNNPCHDSKQNLQYRDALLYENGHQTEETLLLKDAETDLSNNNNIEDSKQMSGISVQNSCSCLEGPDSQLYLNGWDAYADDAETAEVIAHRTGGMKISATVIFNPKSPSSSESPVTTPEAAISCVPGSANPLANEEEDESHKLSIAATNCLINSCVCCGSCEDSREDSVEGLKTKHSAGGVVNASYTLVKSKEMDHVDNLDNSVPAQETLKPETSALLAERDFGREEQKLPISSKCLAHSSGSQVGAENDSQGEAESISNQQKKWEKRKLGEKKLDNGEDASSERTAKEDVKSRSSSSLMTSSCSSDDIDQEEIQLALQAAKIATREKIRSRFHGSNDLIHRLFVCISGVADQLQTNYASDLRSILKTLFEVMATKPETEDKEKQKKVNQGLRSAALEDCALCQESISSSELAAKARDGDFEDPPDWVPDEVCSYCTACKAPFTVIRRKHHCRSCGKIFCSRCSSHSAPLPRYGQMKPVRVCTHCYMFHVTPFYSDKAGI
- the ZFYVE28 gene encoding lateral signaling target protein 2 homolog isoform X2, which gives rise to MMNRFRKWLYKPKRTDPQLLAQFYYADEELNQVAAELDSLDGRKDPQRCTLLVNQFRSCQDNVLNIINQIMDECIPHERANRDFCVKFPEEIRHDNLAGQLWFGAECLAAGSIIMNREIESMAMRPLAKDLTRSLEEVRNIIRDQALRDLNLYTEKMKDSLKHFDVLFAEFELSYVSAMVPVKSPKEYYVQQEVIVLFCETVERALKLGYLTQDMIDDYEPALMFTIPRLAIVCGLVVYSEGPLNLDHKPEDMSELFRPFHTLLRKIRDLLQTLTEDELHTLERNLCISQDVDFPVRADPEVPSVITPGITATLPAKELSAKAENTEAELACSMQYDEQELEQLNRMVHRVGDEMSSLLSPPSICQSPAHRPSLRNSSSTEASPTRHHLDNLTDEEDRVFFMDDLDGAGEALAGLDSVSDTFAWVNNPCHDSKQNLQYRDALLYENGHQTEETLLLKDAETDLSNNNNIEDSKQMSGISVQNSCSCLEGPDSQLYLNGWDAYADDAETAEVIAHRTGGMKISATVIFNPKSPSSSESPVTTPEAAISCVPGSANPLANEEEDESHKLSIAATNCLINSCVCCGSCEDSREDSVEGLKTKHSAGGVVNASYTLVKSKEMDHVDNLDNSVPAQETLKPETSALLAERDFGREEQKLPISSKCLAHSSGSQVGAENDSQGEAESISNQQKKWEKRKLGEKKLDNGEDASSERTAKEDVKSRSSSSSQDGLRDSPLSSISSSDYESVSVTTCSLSSIYALSLMTSSCSSDDIDQEEIQLALQAAKIATREKIRSRFHGSNDLIHRLFVCISGVADQLQTNYASDLRSILKTLFEVMATKPETEDKEKQKKVNQGLRSAALEDCALCQESISSSELAAKARDGDFEDPPDWVPDEVCSYCTACKAPFTVIRRKHHCRSCGKIFCSRCSSHSAPLPRYGQMKPVRVCTHCYMFHVTPFYSDKAGI